Proteins from a genomic interval of Cervus elaphus chromosome 13, mCerEla1.1, whole genome shotgun sequence:
- the MAN2C1 gene encoding alpha-mannosidase 2C1 isoform X3, with amino-acid sequence MSTSSWWTWSSCWASPRWGLSGRTLLQGLGEDNQRSFQALYTANQMVNVCDPAQPETFPVAQALASKFFGQRGGESQHTIHAMGHCHIDTAWLWPFKETVRKCARSWVTVVQLMERNPEFIFACSQAQQLEWVRSYYPGLHARLQEFACRGQFVPVGGTWVEMDGNLPSGESMVRQFLQGQNFFRQEFGKMCSEFWLPDTFGYSAQLPQIMRSCGIKRFLTQKLSWNLVNSFPHHTFFWEGLDGSQVLAHFPPGDSYGMQGSVEEVLKTVAKNRDKGRTNHSAFLFGFGDGGGGPTQTMVDRLKRLCNTDGLPRVQLSSPERLFSALEGHSEQLCTWVGELFLELHNGTYTTHAQIKKGNRECERILHDVELLSSLALARSAQFLYPAALLQDLWRLLLLTQFHDVVTGSCIQLVAEEAICHYEDIRSHGNTLLSAAAAALCAGEPGPEGLLIVNTLPWKRTEVLALPRSGGAHSLALVTVPSMGFAPAPTPTSLQPLLPQQPVFVVQETDSSVTLDNGIIRVRLDPTGRLTSLVLVASGREAIAEGAMGNQFVLFDDVPLYWDAWDVMDYHLETRKPVLGQAGTLAVGTEGGVRGSAWFLLQISPNSRLSQEVVLDVGCPYVRFHTEVHWHEAHKFLKVEFPARVRSPQATYEVQFGHLQRPTHYNTSWDWAQFEVWAHRWMDLSEHGFGLALLNDCKYGASVRGNVLSLSLLRAPKSPDATVDMGRHEFTYALMPHKGSFQDAGVIPAAYSLNFPLLALPAPGPAPAAAWSAFSVSSPAVVLETVKQAETSPQGRTLLLRLYEAHGSHTDCWLHTSLPVQEAVLCDLLERRDPTGPLLLRDNRLKLTFTPFQVQSLLLVLQPPPN; translated from the exons ATGTCTACAAGCTCCTGGTGGACCTGGAGCTCCTGCTGGGCATCGCCAAG ATGGGGATTAAGTGGCAGAACCCTGCTGCAGGGCCTCGGGGAGGACAACCAGCGCAGCTTCCAGGCCCTATACACTGCCAACCAGATGGTGAACGTATGTGACCCTGCCCAGCCTGAGACCTTCCCAGTGGCCCAGGCCCTGGCCTCCAAGTTTTTTGGCCAACGTGGGGGTGAAAGCCAGCATACCATCCACGCCATGGGGCACTGCCACATTGACACAG CCTGGCTCTGGCCCTTCAAGGAGACCGTGCGGAAATGTGCCCGGAGCTGGGTGACAGTCGTTCAGCTCATGGAGCGGAACCCCGAGTTCATCTTTGCCTGCTCCCAG GCACAGCAGCTTGAGTGGGTGAGGAGCTACTACCCTGGCCTGCATGCCCGGCTCCAGGAGTTCGCCTGCCGTGGGCAGTTTGTGCCCGTGGGGGGCACCTGGGTGGAAATG GATGGGAACCTTCCCAGTGGAGAGTCCATGGTGAGGCAGTTCCTGCAGGGTCAGAACTTCTTCCGTCAGGAGTTCGGGAAGATGTGCTCGGAG TTCTGGCTGCCAGACACATTCGGCTACTCTGCGCAGCTGCCCCAGATCATGCGTAGCTGTGGTATCAAGCGCTTCCTCACCCAAAAGCTGAGCTGGAACTTGGTGAACTCCTTCCCG CACCATACCTTTTTCTGGGAGGGGCTGGATGGCTCCCAGGTGCTGGCCCACTTCCCGCCTGGTGACTCCTATGGGATGCAGGGCAGTGTGGAGGAG GTGCTGAAGACGGTGGCCAAAAACCGGGACAAGGGACGGACCAACCACAGTGCCTTCCTCTTTGGCTTTGGGGATGGAGGTGGAGGCCCCACCCAGACCATGGTGGACCGCTTGAAGCGGCTGTGCAATACCGATGGGCTGCCCAG GGTGCAGCTGTCTTCTCCGGAGCGACTCTTCTCGGCGCTGGAGGGCCACTCGGAGCAGCTGTGCACCTGGGTTGGGGAGCTCTTCCTGGAGCTACACAACGGCACCTATACCACGCATGCCCAG ATCAAGAAGGGGAACCGGGAGTGTGAGCGGATCCTGCATGACGTGGAGCTGCTCAGCAGCCTGGCCTTGGCCCGCAGTGCCCAGTTCCTCTACCCGGCTGCCCTGCTGCAGGATCTCTGGAG ACTCCTGCTCCTGACCCAGTTCCATGATGTGGTGACTGGGAGCTGCATCCAGCTGGTGGCAGAGGAAGCCATATGTCACTACGAAG ACATCCGTTCCCATGGCAACACACTGCTCAGCGCTGCAGCTGCAGCCCTGTGTGCTGGGGAGCCAGGTCCCGAGGGCCTTCTCATTGTCAACACGCTGCCCTGGAAGCGCACCGAAGTTTTGGCCCTGCCCCGGTCTGGCGGGGCCCACTCCTTAG ccctggtCACCGTCCCCAGCATGGGCTTTGCtcctgctcccacccccacctcactgCAGCCCCTGCTGCCCCAGCAGCCTGTGTTCGTAGTGCAAGAG ACTGACAGTTCTGTGACTCTGGACAACGGCATCATCCGAGTGAGGCTGGACCCAACTGGCCGCCTGACATCCCTGGTGCTGGTGGCCTCTGGCAG GGAGGCCATTGCTGAGGGTGCCATGGGGAACCAGTTTGTGCTGTTTGACGATGTCCCCCTGTACTGGGATGCATGGGACGTCATGGACTACCACCTAGAAACACG GAAGCCAGTGCTGGGCCAGGCAGGGACCCTGGCAGTGGGCACTGAGGGTGGTGTGCGGGGCAGCGCCTGGTTCCTGCTGCAGATCAGCCCTAATAGTCGGCTCAGCCAGGAGGTTGTGTTGGATGTTGGCTGCCCCTATGTCCGCTTCCACACTGAG gtgCACTGGCACGAGGCCCACAAGTTCCTGAAGGTGGAGTTCCCTGCCCGTGTGCGCAGCCCCCAGGCCACCTATGAGGTCCAATTTGGACATCTGCAGCGGCCCACCCACTACAACACCTCTTGGGACTGGGCTCAATTTGAG GTGTGGGCCCACCGCTGGATGGATCTGTCAGAGCACGGCTTTGGGCTGGCTCTGCTCAATGACTGCAAGTATGGCGCGTCAGTACGGGGCAACGTCCTCAGCCTCTCGCT CTTGCGAGCGCCTAAGTCCCCTGACGCCACCGTGGACATGGGACGCCACGAGTTCACCTACGCGCTGATGCCGCACAAGG GCTCATTCCAGGACGCTGGCGTTATCCCCGCTGCTTACAGCCTCAACTTCCCACTGCTGGCGCTGCCGGCCCCGGGCCCGGCGCCCGCCGCTGCCTGGAGCGCCTTCTCAGTGTCCTCGCCCGCGGTCGTGCTGGAGACTGTCAAGCAG GCGGAGACCAGCCCCCAGGGCCGCACACTCCTGCTGCGGCTCTACGAGGCCCATGGCAGTCACACCGACTGCTGGCTGCACACGTCGCTGCCGGTTCAGGAGGCCGTCCT CTGTGACCTCCTGGAGCGCCGCGACCCTACTGGCCCCCTACTCCTCCGGGACAACCGCCTGAAGCTCACCTTTACTCCCTTCCAAGTGCAGTCCCTGTTGCTCGTTCTGCAGCCCCCACCGAACTGA